In Pelomonas sp. SE-A7, one genomic interval encodes:
- a CDS encoding tetratricopeptide repeat protein translates to MASHLDLEEQEQLEQLKAFWNKYGNLITWLITLCLLAFAGWQGWNWWQRDQATKATALYDALETAGKAGELDKANRAFADLKDRYPRTTYAAQGALLAAKIQFDKGQAEAAQATLSWAADNASDYREVAKLRLAGLQIDAKQYDAAIKTLDGIIAPDYAALVADRRGDIALLQNKPDLAKAEYTKAYAAMDKQLDYRRLIEAKLASLGAAPADEVKQ, encoded by the coding sequence ATGGCTTCGCATCTCGACCTAGAAGAACAGGAACAGCTGGAACAGCTGAAGGCTTTCTGGAACAAGTACGGCAACCTGATCACCTGGCTGATCACGCTGTGCCTGCTGGCCTTTGCCGGCTGGCAGGGCTGGAACTGGTGGCAGCGTGACCAGGCCACCAAGGCCACGGCGCTGTACGACGCGCTGGAAACCGCCGGCAAGGCCGGCGAGCTGGACAAGGCCAACCGCGCCTTCGCCGACCTGAAGGACCGCTATCCGCGCACCACCTATGCGGCCCAGGGCGCGCTGCTGGCGGCCAAGATCCAGTTCGACAAGGGCCAGGCCGAAGCGGCCCAGGCCACGCTGAGCTGGGCGGCAGACAATGCCTCCGACTACCGCGAGGTCGCCAAGCTGCGCCTCGCCGGCCTGCAGATCGATGCCAAGCAGTACGACGCCGCAATCAAGACGCTGGATGGCATCATCGCCCCCGACTACGCCGCCTTGGTGGCCGACCGCCGTGGCGACATCGCCCTGCTGCAGAACAAGCCCGACCTGGCCAAGGCCGAGTACACCAAGGCCTATGCCGCCATGGACAAGCAGCTGGACTACCGCCGCCTGATCGAGGCCAAGCTGGCCAGTCTGGGCGCTGCGCCGGCCGACGAGGTGAAGCAATGA
- the hisS gene encoding histidine--tRNA ligase: protein MQPLQAVKGMNDILPPDSARWEWLEAQMRSVLQRYGYANVRTPIVEPLALFVRGLGEVTDVVEKEMYAFEDKMNGDHLGLRPEGTAGVVRAMVEHSFLREGGKRLYYMGPMFRHERPQKGRYRQFHQMGIEALGFSGPDVDAEVILLARLLWRELGLVEGRDVVLELNCLGQPDERRAHREALIAYLEQHQDVLDEEAKRRMHSNPLRVLDTKNPAMQAMAEAAPKLLDFLGEASLAHFNGVRAILDAAGLAYRINPRLVRGLDYYNLTVFEWVTERLGSQGTICAGGRYDGLVEQLGGKPAPGVGFGLGMERLLLLLEEVGATIPAQTPDAYAIVPSAEGLPQVMVTLESLRAAGVAVVLHPGQGSMKSQFKKADASGAAFALVFGPDELAQGQVAIKPLRQEGAAQYTRELAQAARWAAELRNA, encoded by the coding sequence ATCCAGCCCTTGCAAGCAGTCAAGGGCATGAACGACATCCTGCCGCCCGATTCGGCGCGCTGGGAATGGCTGGAAGCGCAGATGCGCAGCGTGCTGCAGCGCTATGGCTATGCCAATGTGCGCACGCCCATCGTCGAGCCGCTGGCGCTGTTTGTGCGCGGCCTGGGCGAGGTCACGGACGTGGTCGAGAAGGAGATGTATGCCTTCGAGGACAAGATGAACGGCGACCACCTGGGCCTGCGCCCCGAGGGCACGGCCGGCGTGGTGCGGGCCATGGTCGAGCACAGTTTCCTGCGCGAAGGCGGCAAGCGGCTCTACTACATGGGCCCGATGTTCCGCCACGAGCGCCCGCAAAAGGGCCGCTACCGCCAGTTCCACCAGATGGGCATCGAGGCCCTGGGTTTCAGCGGCCCCGACGTGGACGCCGAAGTCATCCTGCTGGCGCGCCTGCTCTGGCGCGAGCTGGGCCTGGTCGAAGGCCGCGACGTGGTGCTGGAGCTGAACTGCCTGGGTCAGCCGGACGAGCGCCGCGCGCACCGCGAGGCCCTCATCGCCTACCTGGAGCAACACCAGGATGTGCTGGACGAGGAAGCCAAGCGCCGCATGCACAGCAATCCGCTGCGCGTGCTGGACACCAAGAATCCGGCCATGCAGGCCATGGCCGAGGCCGCGCCCAAGCTGCTGGACTTCCTGGGCGAAGCCTCGCTGGCCCACTTCAACGGCGTGCGCGCCATCCTCGATGCGGCAGGCTTGGCCTACCGCATCAACCCGCGCCTGGTGCGCGGCCTGGACTACTACAACCTGACGGTGTTCGAGTGGGTCACCGAGCGCCTGGGTTCGCAGGGCACGATCTGTGCCGGCGGTCGCTATGACGGCCTGGTGGAGCAATTGGGTGGCAAGCCGGCCCCTGGCGTGGGCTTCGGCCTCGGCATGGAACGCCTGCTCCTGCTGCTCGAGGAAGTCGGTGCCACCATCCCGGCCCAGACGCCGGACGCCTATGCCATCGTGCCTTCGGCCGAAGGCCTGCCCCAGGTGATGGTGACGCTAGAGTCGCTGCGCGCGGCCGGCGTCGCCGTGGTCCTGCATCCCGGCCAAGGCAGCATGAAGTCGCAGTTCAAGAAGGCCGATGCCAGCGGCGCCGCCTTCGCCCTGGTTTTCGGACCCGACGAGCTGGCCCAGGGCCAGGTCGCCATCAAGCCGCTGCGCCAGGAAGGCGCGGCCCAGTACACCCGCGAGCTCGCTCAGGCTGCCCGATGGGCGGCGGAACTGCGCAACGCATAA